One Papaver somniferum cultivar HN1 chromosome 10, ASM357369v1, whole genome shotgun sequence genomic window carries:
- the LOC113318894 gene encoding choline/ethanolaminephosphotransferase 1-like: protein MGYVGVHGVAALKRHKYSGVDNSLVAKYILQPFWTHCVTLFPLWMPPNVITLIGFTFLFTSALLGYVYAPFLDVPPPRWVHLAHGLLLFLYQTFDAVDGKQARRTNSSSPLGELFDHGCDALACALEALAFGSTAMCGKSAFWFWVIAAVPFYGATWENYFTNTLLLPVVNGPTEGLMLIYLTHVFTFFVGAEWWAQQFGVSIPLLSWVPFISEIPMYRVVLLLMTAFAVIPTVIFNIYNVQKVVQARKGSMFLALAMLCPFIILLGGILVWDYLSSADFIRKYPHLVISGSGLAFGFLVGRMILAHMCDEPKGLKTGMCMSLLYLPFAIANALTAKLNDGVPLVDERLVVVGYFIFTVSLYLHFATSVIHEITAALGICCFRITSKKA from the exons ATGGGTTATGTTGGTGTACATGGAGTTGCTGCGTTGAAAAGACACAAATACAGTGGTGTAGATAATTCGCTTGTTGCGAAATACATCTTACAACCCTTTTGGACTCATTGCGTTACTTTGTTTCCACTTTGGATGCC ACCAAATGTG ATAACACTTATTGGTTTTACATTCTTATTTACTTCAGCACTCCTTGGTTAC GTGTATGCTCCTTTTTTGGATGTACCACCTCCAAGATGGGTACATCTTGCACATGGATTGCTTCTTTTTTTATACCAG ACATTTGATGCTGTTGATGGTAAGCAAGCTAGACGAACAAATTCCTCCAGTCCCTTGGGGGAACTTTTCGACCATG gatGTGATGCACTTGCATGTGCG CTTGAAGCCTTGGCTTTTGGGAGCACTGCGATGTGTGGAAAGAGTGCTTTCTGGTTTTGGGTTATTGCAGCTGTTCCATTTTACGGTGCAACTTGGGAGAA CTATTTCACCAATACACTTCTTCTTCCGGTGGTAAATGGACCCACTGAAGGTCTCATGTTGATATACCTGACCCACGTCTTTACCTTTTTTGTTG GTGCTGAATGGTGGGCTCAACAGTTTGGGGTGTCTATTCCTTTATTGAGTTGGGTACCTTTTATTTCTG AAATCCCGATGTACAGAGTTGTTTTGCTTCTGATGACTGCTTTTGCTGTTATACCAACTGTTATCTTCAA CATATACAATGTCCAAAAGGTCGTTCAAGCAAGAAAAGGAAGCATGTTCCTGGCATTAGCAATG CTTTGCCCCTTCATCATACTCCTAGGAGGAATACTAGTCTG GGATTATTTGTCCTCAGCTGATTTCATCAGGAAATATCCGCATTTAGTCATATCAGGAAGTGGACTTGCATTTGGATTCCTTGTG GGGAGGATGATTCTGGCTCATATGTGTGATGAACCCAAGGGATTGAAAACTGGAATGTGCATG TCACTACTGTATCTTCCTTTTGCTATAGCAAATGCGCTCACTGCCAAGCTCAATGATGG AGTTCCTTTAGTTGATGAAAGATTGGTGGTTGTTGGCTACTTTATCTTCACAG TATCACTGTACCTCCACTTTGCGACATCAGTCATTCACGAAATTACTGCCGCCTTGGGTATCTGCTGTTTCAG GATAACCAGCAAAAAGGCGTAA